From the Megalops cyprinoides isolate fMegCyp1 chromosome 21, fMegCyp1.pri, whole genome shotgun sequence genome, one window contains:
- the LOC118796504 gene encoding zona pellucida sperm-binding protein 3-like, translating to MDLFGIGQLIDPADLTLGGCGSTGLDSTASVVVFETELQGCGSTLTMTEDSLIYGFDLNYQPKALGDTPIVRTNEAVVGIQCHYMRLHNVSSNALQPTWIPYRSTMSAEDVLVFSLRLMTDDWQAERTSNVFFLGDTMNIEASVVQANHVPLRVFADSCVATLVPDLNAVPRYAFIENHGCLMDAKLTDSRSKFLPRVQDDKLKIQLDAFRFFQDSRSSVYIICHLKATAASATTDSQYKACSFSTAANRWMAAGGNDQVCGCCDASCGFRKGRSVDAALQGEGDATLGPIIVQSAQEAEPEFQMSPLEAKDHEAAAASPEVVVLAGVVAVAGLVCVTVLTVLLRKHKLSV from the exons ATGGACCTGTTTGGTATTGGCCAGCTGATCGACCCAGCTGACCTCACCCTGGGAGGCTGTGGTTCCACTGGCCTGGACAGCACTGCTTCAGTGGTGGTGTTTGAGACGGAGCTTCAGGGGTGTGGCAGCACACTGACG ATGACTGAGGACTCCCTCATCTATGGCTTTGACCTCAACTACCAACCCAAAGCATTGGGTGATACTCCCATTGTAAGGACTAATGAAGCTGTGGTTGGTATCCAGTGCCATTATATGAG GCTGCACAATGTCAGCAGCAATGCCCTGCAGCCAACCTGGATCCCTTACCGCTCTACCATGTCTGCTGAGGATGTCCTGGTCTTCTCCCTGAGGCTCATGACTG ATGACTGGCAAGCTGAGAGGACATCCAACGTGTTCTTCCTGGGAGACACCATGAACATCGAAGCCTCTGTGGTCCAGGCCAACCACGTGCCCCTCCGTGTCTTTGCTGACAGCTGTGTTGCCACCCTAGTCCCTGATCTGAATGCAGTCCCCAGATATGCCTTCATTGAGAACCATGG GTGCCTGATGGATGCCAAGCTGACGGACTCCCGCTCCAAGTTCCTGCCCAGGGTCCAGGATGACAAGCTGAAGATTCAGCTAGATGCCTTCAGGTTCTTCCAGGACAGCAGAAGTTCA GTATACATTATTTGCCATCTGAAAGCCACAGCAGCTTCTGCTACAACTGACTCGCAGTACAAGGCTTGctccttttccactgcagcCAACAG GTGGATGGCTGCAGGTGGGAATGAccaggtgtgtggctgctgtgaTGCAAGCTGTGGCTTCAGGAAGGGGAGGAGTGTGGACGCTG CACTGCAGGGTGAAGGTGATGCAACCCTTGGCCCCATCATTGTCCAGTCTGCCCAAGAAGCAGAGCCTGAATTCCAGATGTCACCACTGGAAGCCAAGGATCATGAAGCAGCAG CTGCTTCCCCAGAGGTTGTGGTCCTGGCTGGAGTGGTGGCTGTAGCTGGTCtggtctgtgtgactgtgctgacTGTACTACTGAGGAAACACAAACTATCTGTATAA